From Punica granatum isolate Tunisia-2019 chromosome 1, ASM765513v2, whole genome shotgun sequence:
TCTTTCTTGAGATCTAAGTTTTCAACAAAGATATTTACATCTATATCTATTTACCCTTCAAAaaagttatttattttaagcccACAtatctagtacaatgaaataaatcagCACATGTTGTTATAGTGAATAATGTAAATTGAGAGACTTATTGCAAGCAAGATTTTTTAAGCTGCTTAAATTGATCAGCACATGTTGtgttataaaatatattttgtattaGCATGTAAATCTCCATGCAATATAAATTGTTTGTACAAAGTTACAAACTGTAATGGCATATTCTCATTATTAAGTTATAGAAATTAGTcaaaagaatttaaatttaGCCTAAACGAAATGccactactttttttttcgatgtgaactTTGATATTCGGAAACCCTATGAGCCttgactaatccaatcgagcCGGGTTGGTGGTCCCTTGAGGGATAAAGCTCTCCTAGCGTGAATGTTCTTCATTTACAAGGCTTTAACCCTCGACCTTGTTTAAAGAGAACAAGCGTCAAACCACTTGAACCAGTTTACGTTGATAATGCGACCGTTTTTTTAGTTGGAAAATATATAGTtgctaaaaaataatatatagtgTGACACAACAAAAAGTACATAcgattgttaaaaaaatatgatcttGCGTTTCAGATATATAGTACAGTGTACATTAAATCAGGTTTaagctaaaaagaaaaaattgatatagtcCGCAGTGAAGCGCGGATCTATTACTGGTACATAGTAAAAGCATACACGAAGTTAGGGACGTTGTAGGAGTACTTCTACAACCCTAACTTCGTGGGTCATTTTGGGATCAGCAGAACTCTACAgttgctccatatatatattgttggtCGATCTTTCCGACCTAATCGATATTTATGAAGAGATACGCACCTTACATTCTCTTTTTGATAAACTATTACCAaacataaacaaaaaaaaaatggaaccttatgaagtttggtcattcgtacatgtatatataaaccTCAGAGAAGGCTACAGATGGCGATTATAACATTCGCTAGAGCAATCCCAAGCTGAGCCAGGGTGAATCCGTCTCTCCAGTGAAACTGAGAAAAATAAGACTCATATCATTAATTAGCTTCTTTTCACATTTAATACTGATATATGTCTGTATGTTTATTTGTTTTCAACCTCACATTATgtatattatgaatattttatttatcaaaagaTAATGTCTAAAATGGCATTATGTACTGTTCAATTTTATTACATGTAACCGTAAGTTCTAACATTGAGTCGCAAGTTGGcctatttcttattttatcaGGAGAAAAAAAGTGTATGTCTTTGCAAATGTAGACATTGTGTTATTCGTAATATGGAGCgtcaaattgaatttaattacCTTCTGAGGTCGTTCACGGGCTGGAGCTATTGCAGTGGATGAGCCAGTGACGGAGTTGATCTGGGCAATTTCACGGGACATAGAGGGTTCCATCTCTGCGTTTGTGACATGCTACATCAAAAGCAAATAAGGcattacatacatatatatatgtatatatattaatactgTGTATGCGTATGATTTGTTTTTGCTACAATATATATTAGGGTTAAGTCAATGATAAAATTAGCTTTGTTCCTTTACCAGTCAACTTGCAATTAATTTTAGATGACTGACCATATATGCAACTGAAACACaggttttttttattcttaaccAACTAAcgaattatattttcaaatcggaaaattttctttgtaaTTGTTTTGCCTagtggaaaataaaaaaagaactggaattataaattaaactcTTGGTGATCCTTAGAGCATCTGCAAGGAGAAAGAGATCGGACCCATATGAGGCTTGCTCAGTGGGTACTAAACCCGTTGGGTCGTTAACCTTTCactaaatgtttttttttccccttttctgattGATTCATTACCTTTTTTGTGGCGATCGCCTTGTACCTCAACAATTCGATCATGGCAAAGTTGTCGATGTAGTCATCAAGGTGGTCATGGTCAAGGTGCTGCCTGATGTTGTAGTGACAGGTAGGGCAGAGATTGAACGGGGTATTGCTATCGAGGAAGCAGGCCAAGCATGTGAGATACTGGTCTCCCGGGACAAAGCTACTGCATCCTGCACATATCGGCCTCCCTCCGAAGCATAATAAGCAGAAAGTAGCGACATCCAGCAGATCGAGCTTATGGTCTCCATCCCGATCCAGTTGCTCGAAGAAGATCCGATGGTTGATTCTTGAAAAGCCTGACAAAGAGTATGGTACAAGTTGATCGAAGTTTGAGTCAAGTCAATTATCTAGCTAGCTCTTCATAAATGGATGCAAATTAAACTAACTAGGACAAGCTAGAAAATTTCCGTACCAGAAATCAACATGTACGAATGGAAGCCCTCGTAAGTCACTGATCCGTTTCCGTTTTCGCTCATGGAACAGAAAACTGCAAGCACCAAAGCCATGAATGAAGGATCTTCATCGGCATCTTCTATGTAGTCCTTTGCTATATTTCTCAACTCGTCCATCGTTCTTTTATTACTTCCCCAGCGAAGCTATGCACAGACACAGCTATTTATAAGCTGTGAATTGTTTttctttaagaaaaaaagaaaattttaatctGTATGACTATGTGTTTTGACATTGAtcgaattaaaaaatacattgAACGATCGTGCAGTATAGGACTTCTTGATTTGGTTTCTCTTTAGGTCGGTCGAGCATTATTTCTTCTTCGTAATATCTTATTAATAAATGCtaaattatattgttaatACATGTTAGGTTGAGaagaattaatatttaatgatCAAGGAGACCTTCTAATACATGcgatatatatacactacgGCATATGTCAAGTGACAAATGGCcagaaatgtaaaataaaaactgaCCAACCTGATCAACCAAATATGTCTCATATTTTCCAACCTTAACCGCAGCCGGATATTGAAGACGACCCCGAACTCTAATTTACGGATTGTGCGGATGGTTCgattataattttgattgaGTGAAAAACAACAATTTGATTTATCACAGGACTCTTATAGAACAATATTCAGATGCCAATAGGATGATTTGTTGAGACAACCCACATCTGTCACCTCAGAACAGGTAAGTGGATGATGGTCCGAAAGATCCTTGATTGATATGTCTTATTCTGTATCTACAATATTTTATCAATAGAAACAATTATTTAATTGGTctttacataatatatttctCTCTAACTTTGTGAGATAGTTAAAATAAAAGTGATTCCGAGAAAATAGGTATGATGCAGTGGCACAACTCTATCATCTATAATAACCTAGAAGTTTATCAGTTGCGACTCTCGTTTGGTGGGGCAACTCTTGTCCCTTTATTAGgctttttatttgtattttcttatattaaacTCATGGGCCAACCTTATAACCGAGAAAATAAAGTGTTTTATAGAGTTTAAAGTTTAGGTAATTTACAAGTTCATTTAGTTAGAACTTAGACTATCATGGTTGTCGTTCTTGTTAGACTAATGAGACTTGAATTATATTGCATTATGTCACGTCTTATATTTTTACATTAGTCCATTAAACcattaagaaaaagaagaaaagatagCACTCAATTAGCCAATCAAACGTAAAGCGTCATTTTCTATCTAAGTTCTTGAACGTGTCTGTTGTCATATTTGTTAATCCAATGGATTTCCGAGTTAGAATAGTATAACCTTTTAATTAGATGAGAAGGCATTTTATATGAGAGATCATATTTTCACAACCATGACTAGgtcttttgaatttttccttttaaggCGTACAAATATGAGATTTGGTACTAATTTATGTTAAGAAATCCACCATTTATTATATACACACGTTTCTCTTGCTGATCACAGGAGACATCTTAAGTCTAATGgagcatataaaatataaagataaaagaaatacGGATGATATATCGAAGTCCAAATATTTATAGTTCCAATTTGAAGTCTAACTGATCATTTCTCACTTATTTCCTTTTCCAGGACGATGTGTAATATTCTTATATCGTTATAATAGCGTGGatcttcatttatttttctccatATTTGACATCCATAAATGCCCTTATTTCTATTTTGGGTAAtgttcatataaatataaactcTTATATTCGTCTTAGATTTATcatgaataattaattttccctTAAAAATCAAGAACTTTCATTTAGATGTGAAATCTATCATCTCTTCAGTACTTATGTTTTTATAACTAATGTGgacatatttttcaatcatattTCTTACATGGCAATGACACATcatcaaaattacaaaaagaaaaacataaaataaaaaaagttccAAATATGCTTCATAGGTAATGGGcacttaaaaagaaaaaacgcATTTGCATTAAAACTTCAATGGAGATAGATACTGTTGATAATTATTTCTGTCAGTTTTGGACGATTACGTGCTAGATTTGGCattaaaaaggaaacataTATGCTTTACAggtaattttgaaattgcaaATTAAATCCGAAGTAAAGGTGAAATCACGTAAAATGTTAATTGAGTGATAAGCAGTTTCAATTCCCATAAGAAGGAATACGTAAGTTCAAATCTCGAAAAGTACACTTattgagaagaagaataatacctctaataaatttaaatttaccaaaaaaaaaaaagagtgaaatcATATGTTCTGTGTTTTATGGTGTAATTTACCTTCACATTAGTAGATGTAAACCACGTGTTCGATGTAGGATTATATTTTtctgttaaaattaaaatgcgTGTAAAGTCACTTGAGAAGATACATTGAACCGCTACATAAGCCGCTACTTAAGCATAGAGGTGGGGCTAATGTCATATTTTCAAGAGGGAGTGCTTGCAgtatcaatattttttttttatatctatatatctatatctatataaaatactaaaagTTGGTCAAAATATTGCAAAGTACCACGAAGGGCGAAGGAGACTTCTCCTTACGTGATACTTCGTCTAATCACCAATAGCCATATATATCACAAGTGGCACAATATTATGGTGCCATGTCACTTCACGAAACTGAAATTATTAGTAAACATGGAAGACAAAAGGATTAATATAATACACTTATTAAATTGTTCATATTTTACTAGGTGGTTTACATTTTGGTTGAGGCACTTACATGTTAAATTTCctgttaaatatataatattttcggtaggtgaaaatatattattattattgttattattgacATTTACATTTCGCAAACCGTTTCCCCATTGTCAAAAGGGAaacttgattttatttttagatgaAGTGGCAGTTCCATAAGAGAaacttgattttatttttattttttaatgtttttacATCTCCGTTCCACAACCATCATCTGAAGCCCAATCTTGgatcaactatatatatatatatatatatatatatatttctaatgTTTACAACTCCATTCGGCAGCCATTAGCTGAAGCACAATCAAATTGGCCAAGGAGAAAACCCAACAAAATCTACacttacaattttattttaaaattcttttacaacttttttcattttatttattttctgacgtttttacttaatttttttatctaagTTTATGACAATTTAATTGAGATTGATTAACTtggaatttgattttatgagTCAACTCTGTTGATTTTCAATGGAAAATCTATTTTATGAGTTATAAGCTACATGTAAATTCGATTGgcaaaaatatgataattggaaagttcaaataattaattgttatTCATAATTCATGATGATTCCAACTAAACCTGCATTTattctaaaatatataatattttcggtaggtgaaaatatataatatcagTTAATAGCCCGTGAGGAGAGTAAATAGCCCAGTCTGGTCAGATGAGCCTAGCTGACATTCAGAGTCGACCAACGCTACTGGCAACGCTGACCGGGCCTAGCGTGAGCGCCAGTTGGCTTAGTATAGAGTTGATTGGCCTTATCCCCTGACTAGATAATGGCAGGATATGCAAAATTTGGAAACCACGGTAGCGGTTCAACAAGGCCGAACAGCCACAGAGAACGCGGACTGGCCCTTCTGACAAGGCCAACCGGCACTACTAATAAGGCCAACTTGCTCTGTAGACAGAGCCGACCGACCCTAGGTTCCCAACTataccttctttttttattccatAATATTAATGAGATTATAAGTGTGTACGTGGAATAGATCGATATGTTCTTTTAGTatttaagttttgaaaaataatgataacaTGTGGGCTGATCCGACTCGACAGAATTAGTTGGGATCCGATTGGATTTTCAATATCAGGGTTCACATCgaaaaataatgataacaTGCAAAATTCTTAATTCAAAGTTGTGACCAAGAAAATTTCCTTcgttatgaaaaataaaagaaaaacaaacctCATCCTGGTATTTCTCATATATTTCCTACATTAAACACACTagccttttttattatttttttccggttacaaGGAATGTTTATGtgtctaatataataaaataaaaatcctaataaaGTAGGGGCAAATAGTCTCACAACAAGTATTGAACCTTCTTGTTTATAGGTGAAATCACAATCCATTACACTACACCGTCTTTGATAATCACGCTTAGAGACTGGTAAATCACTAAGAAATATATAGTTTGCGCATTGGGCAGATGGTACaattagttttaattaaaatctaaacAATTGATACTTGATCTCTTGGGATTGCGAGAATAATACTTTCCATAATTTTTATCAATAAGGATTTGGCACAGTAGCGCACATTCTCATTTGATAACCAAGAGTTTCTAAATTCGATACCGTGATGGAACTACTATTACcccttattaattattaaaatttttatttgattatcACCCAATGGCCTCCCTTGTACCTGAAAATCTAAacaattgattttattttacgAAACTTATATGTAGAACAACTAATATCCAGGTGTTAAAAGGAAGATTATTTGAGGTATGTCGCGCCTCTTGTCTGAtcgatttttttaatgaaattaatatatttctcGTTCTCTTTCTGAgttcaattaaataatattgacTCGTGCACAAGTCATTTTATATAGAACTTATACCTAAGTGTCGTCTTTGTTAGAGTTACGACCtgcattatattatattaggtCACATCACTTATTTTTTAAGGAAAGTAGATGAAAACCCACGCGTTACATGGATGATTACTAAGAATTTAACATAGAAACtttgaaatatcaaaatttattcatattattaattaaaattgaaataaatattttattaaaacaatcaatattggaaaaaaattgtttgaaaatagaaattagTTTACAAAATTCGTCCTACAAACTGAGGTCCAaccaaagaataaaaataaataaataaatataactaCTAAAAGCTAATggagaaaaaatttatattaaataaaaataaaaagaaatattcaaGGTATATAATAAGAATAGTCTTATCGTTCTAGAAGCGACATCTACAATGTAACTTGAATAGAGATCCTGTCAAAACGATCAATATCGAAACAATCAATCTCGAAAAAGTTTATCCAGCAAATCGAAGTtcaatcaagaaaattttttttggagaagattattaaaacaatcaaaatatcatagcaattagtttgaaatttgcaataaaa
This genomic window contains:
- the LOC116192701 gene encoding uncharacterized protein LOC116192701, translated to MDELRNIAKDYIEDADEDPSFMALVLAVFCSMSENGNGSVTYEGFHSYMLISGFSRINHRIFFEQLDRDGDHKLDLLDVATFCLLCFGGRPICAGCSSFVPGDQYLTCLACFLDSNTPFNLCPTCHYNIRQHLDHDHLDDYIDNFAMIELLRYKAIATKKHVTNAEMEPSMSREIAQINSVTGSSTAIAPARERPQKFHWRDGFTLAQLGIALANVIIAICSLL